A single Vulcanisaeta distributa DSM 14429 DNA region contains:
- a CDS encoding type IV secretion system DNA-binding domain-containing protein — MFIRRQGRINQQVGQVGSAGRDDPCRPSLRDMINDPARHLFHFMVLDETHALIFGSIGTGKTTLIKNALMSVPCDYAVVVFDAAGTYEGYTDYYAPYPLNPLDYLSDIEALDVIEEVLTMRFPRLPYVMTPAMEYMFMRAYGELTGQADDQLGNQPIPQAVSDRGRAVGEVSISGLIKHLNDLVSGGALAREDEVNSARGLIRRLTYFNHWLFGRTHPLINRLINGGLRGKSIGIDLSWFSPVQRWFYVLSLLAILNSMQARDLILVIDEAHLYFRLGESTLTTSVRVGRNYGRYFALITQSPFDIPREFISMNKLFIEFPTLYFNPENIIFREPGFKAHYGRDVYYNAEKTWSAIPPAHWENPLTAVMHIHITNRQMRNEHREPYNLLTVEVDPTIKPKTGTTTLRKCAEAHGVRLDVIRESGFTDAKMKDRLEGVWECVGRP, encoded by the coding sequence ATGTTCATAAGGAGACAAGGGCGGATTAACCAGCAGGTTGGTCAAGTGGGTTCTGCTGGTCGGGATGACCCGTGCAGGCCGAGCCTTAGGGACATGATTAATGACCCGGCTAGGCACCTATTCCACTTCATGGTCCTTGATGAGACGCATGCACTGATCTTCGGCTCAATTGGGACTGGGAAGACCACGCTCATTAAGAATGCCCTGATGAGCGTGCCCTGCGACTACGCGGTCGTGGTCTTCGACGCCGCCGGCACCTACGAGGGCTACACCGACTACTACGCGCCGTACCCACTAAACCCGCTGGATTACCTGAGTGATATTGAGGCTTTGGATGTGATTGAGGAGGTCCTCACCATGAGGTTCCCGAGACTGCCCTACGTAATGACCCCTGCGATGGAGTACATGTTCATGAGGGCTTACGGCGAATTAACTGGCCAGGCAGACGATCAATTGGGCAATCAACCTATACCGCAGGCCGTTTCCGATAGGGGCAGGGCTGTTGGTGAGGTATCGATTAGTGGGTTGATTAAGCACCTCAATGACTTGGTCAGTGGCGGTGCCTTGGCTAGGGAGGACGAGGTTAACAGCGCCAGGGGCTTGATTAGGAGGCTCACCTACTTCAACCACTGGCTCTTTGGTAGGACCCACCCACTGATTAATCGCTTAATCAATGGTGGGTTGAGGGGTAAATCCATAGGCATTGACCTAAGCTGGTTCTCGCCGGTCCAGCGTTGGTTCTACGTGCTGTCGCTCCTGGCTATACTGAACTCCATGCAGGCCAGGGACCTGATCCTTGTGATTGATGAGGCCCACCTATACTTCAGGCTTGGTGAGTCGACGTTGACAACCAGTGTCAGGGTTGGTAGGAACTACGGGAGGTACTTCGCCCTAATCACCCAAAGCCCATTCGACATACCCAGGGAGTTCATAAGCATGAATAAGCTATTCATTGAGTTCCCAACACTGTACTTCAACCCCGAGAACATAATCTTCAGGGAGCCTGGCTTCAAGGCCCACTATGGTAGGGACGTGTACTACAATGCAGAGAAGACCTGGAGCGCCATACCACCGGCACACTGGGAGAACCCACTGACCGCCGTCATGCACATACACATAACCAACAGGCAAATGAGGAACGAGCACAGGGAGCCATACAACCTACTAACCGTCGAGGTAGACCCAACAATAAAGCCAAAGACAGGCACAACAACGCTTAGGAAATGCGCCGAGGCTCATGGAGTTAGGCTCGACGTGATTAGGGAGTCTGGCTTCACTGATGCGAAGATGAAGGATAGGCTTGAGGGTGTCTGGGAATGCGTTGGGAGGCCCTAG
- a CDS encoding M20/M25/M40 family metallo-hydrolase — translation MDLLKLLEVLVEFDTVNDPDNGRMPDPGVVDFVEGVLNGLGVKTRVLVSHGYRSVVGVIGSGEPRVLLMAHLDVVPFVRSEWRYDPLRLTVEGDLAYGRGALDDKGNVAAVLKALEDLVSIGKGTVIVAFTTDEEVGGENGARVVRDYLLGNGLRPNYVVNADGQLMVIINRRRAIFNARIRSRVERAVVNGRRETIRFQLDYKVTPPYHAAYFIGGVDTHPVIALSQYVWLNNAYVANLRGGFVKSNVTPTWVEADVIKPCSDCPQQEVDVGLTRLVKALLPLTRFVPRIKAQSVYGITATPNVYRVVGDYHEFVINVRAMTDDAKAIEEAMGDALREDFQGVEVRVEGEGGGGYLYTPRDSRLVKLASEVLTELGLEARVVEMAGASDARYFSPLGIETIDFGPVGGNAHGPNEYVSIKSLETTARFYSLLVRRLISS, via the coding sequence ATGGACCTACTTAAACTGCTCGAGGTTCTCGTAGAGTTCGATACAGTGAATGACCCGGACAATGGTAGGATGCCCGACCCTGGCGTTGTTGATTTTGTCGAGGGTGTGTTGAATGGGCTTGGCGTAAAGACCAGGGTTTTGGTTAGTCATGGGTATAGGAGTGTGGTTGGTGTCATTGGTTCTGGTGAGCCCCGCGTACTACTCATGGCACACCTCGATGTTGTTCCGTTTGTACGCAGTGAGTGGAGGTATGACCCGCTTAGGTTGACGGTTGAGGGTGACCTTGCGTATGGTCGTGGCGCGCTTGATGATAAGGGTAATGTGGCTGCCGTGCTTAAAGCCTTGGAGGACTTAGTGAGTATTGGTAAGGGCACGGTAATTGTTGCGTTCACTACTGATGAGGAGGTTGGAGGTGAGAATGGGGCTAGGGTAGTTAGGGATTACCTATTGGGTAATGGCCTTAGGCCGAACTATGTGGTTAATGCTGATGGTCAGTTAATGGTCATTATAAATAGGAGGAGGGCAATATTCAATGCTAGGATCAGGTCCAGGGTTGAGAGGGCCGTGGTTAATGGGCGTAGGGAGACCATTAGGTTTCAACTTGATTATAAGGTCACGCCTCCATACCACGCCGCGTACTTCATTGGCGGTGTTGATACACACCCAGTCATTGCCCTCTCACAATACGTATGGCTCAACAATGCTTACGTGGCTAACCTTAGGGGTGGCTTTGTTAAAAGTAATGTTACGCCGACCTGGGTTGAGGCTGACGTGATTAAGCCCTGCAGTGACTGCCCACAGCAAGAGGTTGATGTGGGGCTAACGAGGCTAGTTAAGGCCCTACTACCGTTGACTAGGTTCGTGCCCAGGATTAAGGCGCAGAGCGTTTATGGTATCACAGCCACGCCCAACGTCTATAGGGTTGTTGGTGATTACCATGAGTTTGTGATTAATGTTAGGGCCATGACTGACGATGCGAAGGCTATTGAGGAGGCGATGGGTGATGCGTTGAGGGAGGATTTCCAGGGGGTTGAGGTTAGGGTTGAGGGTGAGGGCGGTGGGGGATACCTATACACTCCACGTGACTCAAGGCTCGTTAAGCTAGCCAGTGAGGTGCTTACTGAGCTTGGTCTTGAGGCTAGGGTAGTGGAGATGGCCGGCGCGAGTGATGCCAGGTACTTCTCACCGCTTGGTATTGAGACCATAGACTTCGGGCCAGTGGGTGGTAATGCCCATGGACCGAATGAGTACGTAAGCATAAAGTCCCTTGAGACCACGGCTAGGTTTTACTCATTATTGGTTAGGCGATTAATTTCTTCATAA
- a CDS encoding RAD55 family ATPase: protein MDFLKCQVLEDLLPTGFPFGYLVLIRGDLGMGKTLLVKLLAKSILSNYPLIYVSFDDNPESVINDLKEFSNRLFIIDGFTLSDQRRVKAANVIDVITELDPGQLISKVSQAVYSRNARGLIIDSINDLLINIDPRGLIAMLKQFKSLSRLYNMITFIVAHVTTEDIDNLLNSIEYVFDGVIEMEFDENMANLGIPVRRMRVKRMKGVSHSMNWYYFTTAKGTIVPVDINEIRNILKNTLESLGIQVQGG from the coding sequence ATGGACTTCCTTAAGTGCCAGGTTTTGGAGGATTTACTGCCCACGGGCTTTCCCTTCGGCTACCTAGTCCTGATCCGCGGGGATTTGGGTATGGGTAAGACGCTCCTCGTTAAGTTGCTTGCGAAGAGTATCCTCAGTAATTACCCGCTTATTTACGTGTCCTTTGATGATAATCCTGAGTCCGTGATTAATGACCTGAAGGAATTCAGTAATAGACTCTTCATAATTGATGGCTTCACACTCAGTGACCAGCGTAGGGTTAAGGCGGCAAACGTTATCGACGTAATCACCGAACTTGATCCTGGGCAATTAATTAGTAAGGTTAGTCAGGCTGTTTATTCGAGAAATGCCCGTGGTCTGATCATTGACTCAATCAATGACCTCCTCATTAACATTGATCCGAGGGGTTTGATTGCCATGCTTAAGCAGTTTAAGTCTTTATCGAGGCTTTACAACATGATAACGTTCATAGTGGCCCACGTGACCACGGAGGACATTGACAACCTACTCAATAGTATTGAGTATGTGTTTGATGGCGTGATTGAGATGGAGTTTGATGAGAATATGGCGAACCTGGGAATACCGGTCAGGAGGATGAGGGTTAAGAGGATGAAGGGTGTGTCGCACTCAATGAATTGGTATTACTTCACCACGGCTAAGGGCACGATAGTCCCCGTGGACATTAATGAGATAAGGAATATTCTGAAGAATACCCTGGAGAGCCTAGGAATTCAGGTGCAGGGTGGTTAG
- a CDS encoding HNH endonuclease, which yields MLPSDLGDVYVSACGELTRLCPRLVPSPLWGISLANIANMSPYIADAMCSGCGDAVRRVRDWWFSLNRNGPCEVCGAPGAEIDEEWDYVVKGNEGIAVITHLRRLCRNCHLAKHQGYAKVHGLSEAAINHLARVNGVDVSTARRIVREVFGVWHTLNGVNWVVRINNDIGLPSDLRVKVEELMNTMLSMHCSRWDGWFHCLNTGGVCEKALQETLQLLKDVEDYDRLISTVEERLEKAGITVLKDELLFLINQNEVRRLLLMGRLDDDMLYVPVIGGKWMVFIRRRDIYGKVFIEIINELIRRDLHYESKTLFNPRDNEGGIPLIFYVPSFLALNVVINVANVINEVLIRYGIRTKAYFKPELFTNKSIYRGTTGLKPYIYIANVGKGD from the coding sequence ATGTTGCCTAGTGATTTGGGTGATGTGTACGTTAGTGCCTGCGGTGAGTTGACTAGGTTGTGCCCTAGGCTTGTGCCGAGCCCTCTATGGGGTATTAGCTTGGCGAATATTGCGAATATGAGCCCATACATTGCTGATGCGATGTGCAGTGGCTGTGGTGATGCTGTTAGGAGGGTTAGGGATTGGTGGTTTTCACTCAATAGGAACGGCCCATGTGAGGTTTGTGGTGCGCCTGGCGCTGAGATTGATGAGGAGTGGGACTACGTGGTTAAGGGTAATGAGGGTATTGCCGTGATTACCCACCTAAGGAGGTTATGCCGCAACTGCCACCTGGCTAAGCATCAGGGTTATGCGAAGGTTCATGGGTTAAGTGAGGCGGCAATTAATCACCTAGCCCGTGTTAATGGTGTTGACGTAAGTACTGCCAGGAGGATTGTTAGGGAGGTCTTCGGGGTATGGCATACCCTGAATGGGGTTAATTGGGTCGTTAGGATTAATAATGATATTGGGTTGCCAAGTGACTTGAGGGTTAAGGTTGAGGAGTTAATGAACACCATGTTAAGCATGCATTGTTCCCGATGGGATGGCTGGTTTCACTGCCTAAACACTGGCGGTGTTTGTGAAAAGGCGTTGCAGGAAACGCTGCAGTTGTTGAAGGATGTTGAGGATTACGACCGATTAATAAGTACTGTTGAGGAAAGACTGGAAAAGGCGGGAATTACGGTGTTGAAGGACGAACTCCTCTTCCTAATTAACCAGAATGAGGTTAGGCGATTGCTGCTTATGGGTCGTCTAGATGATGATATGCTGTATGTGCCCGTGATTGGTGGTAAATGGATGGTGTTTATAAGGAGGAGGGACATTTACGGCAAGGTATTCATAGAAATAATCAATGAGTTAATAAGGAGAGACTTACACTACGAATCAAAGACGTTATTTAACCCTAGGGATAATGAGGGCGGAATACCCCTGATATTCTACGTACCATCATTCCTAGCGCTAAACGTCGTGATTAATGTCGCCAACGTAATTAACGAGGTACTCATAAGGTATGGCATAAGGACAAAGGCATACTTCAAACCCGAACTATTCACGAACAAGAGTATTTACCGAGGCACGACAGGGCTAAAGCCATACATATACATTGCCAATGTTGGTAAGGGTGATTAA
- a CDS encoding class I SAM-dependent methyltransferase — translation MFEAGRYDSWFLRNNYVLESEVLLLKYMLEPGPGRALSVGCGSGLFEFILRTRYGIVISDCVEPSPAMAEVARARGLNVRIGYAEELPFEDSTFDTVILNGVLDYVKDDVKAVREAYRVLRPGGHIVVADVIAEGSYGLLYRLAELLGSWDDPYIARVRPLNPYPIEYVRQARWHTVDEIRRLLEDAGFIIVKVAQTLTRHPRYSNESVEYPIDGYDRGDYVAFKGWKPGP, via the coding sequence GTGTTTGAGGCTGGTAGGTATGATTCTTGGTTTCTTAGGAATAATTACGTGCTTGAGTCCGAGGTTTTGCTTCTGAAGTACATGCTTGAGCCTGGCCCGGGTAGGGCTTTGAGTGTTGGTTGTGGCTCTGGGCTTTTCGAGTTTATTCTCAGGACTAGGTATGGGATTGTTATTAGTGATTGTGTTGAGCCTAGCCCAGCAATGGCTGAGGTTGCCAGGGCTAGGGGGCTTAATGTTAGGATTGGTTATGCCGAGGAGCTACCCTTCGAGGACTCCACCTTCGACACAGTGATACTCAATGGCGTGCTGGACTACGTTAAGGATGATGTTAAGGCAGTTAGGGAGGCCTACAGGGTGTTGAGGCCTGGTGGACACATTGTGGTTGCCGACGTGATTGCCGAGGGCTCCTACGGACTACTCTACAGGCTTGCCGAGCTCCTCGGCTCGTGGGATGACCCGTACATAGCCAGGGTTAGGCCTTTGAACCCATACCCAATTGAGTATGTTAGGCAGGCCAGGTGGCACACGGTTGATGAGATTAGGAGATTGCTCGAGGATGCTGGCTTCATAATTGTTAAGGTTGCGCAAACACTGACTAGGCACCCGAGGTACTCGAATGAGTCCGTTGAATACCCAATTGACGGCTATGATAGGGGTGATTACGTGGCATTCAAGGGCTGGAAGCCAGGCCCGTGA